The proteins below come from a single Arthrobacter crystallopoietes genomic window:
- a CDS encoding glycerophosphodiester phosphodiesterase, whose protein sequence is MKHKIFAHRGSSEQYAENTRAAYLQAIADGADGLECDIHLTADLKLICFHDFDLDRTSTGTGHVADHTLEELLRLDFSSWRGVTIPPEYGGVADQLLTLDALIELMRAAGRPLDLAIELKHPSPFGQTLEDELLKYLMAEGWDPETSRLGNLKISFMSFHPDAIKHLEDHVPTDHLCQLLDNIEAEEIKSSLFMGSLTVGAVVALLRRALSEGEALIEQRAVGMAGPGIDYIRSHRPLIERWLAAGLRFRVWTVNDPDDVRLCHELGIHEITTNRPVQVRQQLEQLEAGS, encoded by the coding sequence ATGAAGCACAAGATCTTCGCCCATCGCGGTTCCAGCGAACAGTACGCGGAAAACACCCGGGCCGCCTACCTGCAGGCGATTGCCGACGGCGCCGATGGGCTTGAGTGCGACATCCACCTGACGGCGGACCTGAAGCTGATCTGCTTCCACGACTTTGATCTGGACCGCACGTCCACCGGAACCGGCCACGTTGCCGACCATACGCTGGAAGAGCTGCTGCGGCTGGACTTCTCGTCGTGGCGCGGCGTGACGATTCCGCCCGAGTACGGCGGCGTGGCGGACCAGTTGCTCACGCTGGACGCGTTGATCGAGCTCATGCGCGCGGCCGGCCGTCCACTCGACCTGGCGATCGAGCTCAAGCATCCCAGCCCGTTCGGACAGACCCTCGAGGACGAACTGTTGAAGTACCTGATGGCGGAGGGGTGGGATCCGGAGACGTCGAGGCTGGGTAACCTCAAGATCTCGTTCATGAGCTTCCACCCCGACGCGATCAAGCACCTGGAAGACCATGTCCCCACAGACCATCTGTGCCAGCTGCTGGACAACATAGAGGCCGAAGAGATCAAGAGTTCCCTCTTCATGGGCTCCCTGACGGTGGGTGCCGTGGTGGCGCTGCTGCGGCGGGCATTATCCGAAGGCGAGGCGCTGATCGAACAACGGGCCGTGGGGATGGCAGGACCGGGCATTGACTACATCAGGTCGCACCGGCCGCTGATCGAACGGTGGCTCGCGGCGGGCCTGCGCTTTAGGGTCTGGACCGTCAATGATCCGGACGACGTCCGGCTTTGCCACGAGTTGGGGATCCACGAAATCACCACCAACCGGCCCGTGCAGGTGCGGCAACAGCTGGAGCAGCTGGAGGCTGGTTCCTAA